The sequence below is a genomic window from Theobroma cacao cultivar B97-61/B2 chromosome 6, Criollo_cocoa_genome_V2, whole genome shotgun sequence.
ATAAACTAATGCGGGTCCTTTATACGAAGCCATCAGCGGTGATTCCGAGTTCCCTGAGGACTTCAGTGCACTCAGGCAGAGGTTTCTTGACCATGAAGCCAAGAGGGTTGGCAAGGCGGCTGTCGGAGGTGATGCCACTGTATTTGGTGAGGCTAATCCGAGCACTCTTCCTAAGGAAATTTTCCTTGTCGATCTCACTGCATTCAGGGTCGCTCGATTGTACGAGTGAAACCTCACATATCTCCTCCTCGTGGTCTCCCTCCACCTTAATATGGTAGGTTCCCGACTCGTCGGTCTCACCATCGACGGAGTAGGTTATGTCCCCGCCTTCACGGTCTCTGCACTCCAATCGCACCTGTGCACCTGTTTACCACCACACTAATGCGTTATCATGTGCCATAAGAAACCTCATAAATTTATGGGAAATTTTTATCATATGTTTGTTGAAACTTGAGAAATGGAAGACTGAGATTAAGGCCTCaacaaggaaaaggaaaattgtGGTTTACCTGCCATGTACTTGCTGATCTTGGTTACGAACTGGGCGCGGCAGTTGTCACAGTAAACCTTCCCCTCCACGAAGAATTGTTCAGGAGCTTGGGCATCAACAATACCGAGGAGGGATAAGAAGCAAAGGGCCGAGGCAAGGAAGAAGATGGCCTTGGGAGATGTTGCCATTGTAACCTGTTTACTTGTATTCTGGTTTTGGAATGGAGA
It includes:
- the LOC18596694 gene encoding olee1-like protein — encoded protein: MATSPKAIFFLASALCFLSLLGIVDAQAPEQFFVEGKVYCDNCRAQFVTKISKYMAGAQVRLECRDREGGDITYSVDGETDESGTYHIKVEGDHEEEICEVSLVQSSDPECSEIDKENFLRKSARISLTKYSGITSDSRLANPLGFMVKKPLPECTEVLRELGITADGFV